Proteins encoded in a region of the Paenibacillus pedocola genome:
- a CDS encoding LLM class flavin-dependent oxidoreductase produces the protein MKQLRDIPISVLDLAPIVEGGTAADSLHNTLDLARHAEGWGYHRYWLAEHHNMTGIASSATSVVIGHVAAGTKSIRVGSGGIMLSNHAPLMIAEQFGTLESLFPGRIDLGLGRAPGSDQAAARALRRGLGSDGSEFPEQLSELRAYFDPNGAGSRPLGVRATPGEGLNVPIWLLGSSGFSAQLAGQLGLPFAFASHFAPDYLLPALHLYRSSFKPSATLDKPHVMVGLGITAADTTGAARWLATSQQQQFLNIIRGRTGKLQPPVDDMESLWSPQEKALLLDKQKYSIAGDKAYIKERLLQVLEETGADEWIIASQIYDHTARLRSYELVAELIKDN, from the coding sequence GTGAAACAACTGCGGGACATTCCCATTTCCGTGCTGGATCTCGCTCCGATTGTGGAGGGCGGAACAGCTGCGGATTCACTGCATAACACATTAGATTTAGCACGCCATGCCGAAGGTTGGGGCTATCACCGCTATTGGCTGGCGGAACATCATAATATGACCGGAATTGCCAGCTCGGCTACCTCTGTCGTTATCGGGCATGTAGCTGCCGGAACCAAGAGCATCCGTGTGGGTTCCGGGGGCATCATGCTTAGCAACCATGCACCGCTCATGATCGCTGAGCAGTTCGGAACACTGGAATCCCTGTTTCCGGGACGTATTGATCTCGGGCTTGGCCGTGCACCCGGCTCTGACCAGGCGGCTGCAAGAGCACTGCGGCGCGGCCTCGGCAGTGACGGCAGCGAATTTCCTGAGCAGCTGAGTGAGCTCAGAGCCTACTTCGATCCGAACGGCGCGGGTTCACGTCCGCTCGGGGTGCGCGCTACACCGGGCGAAGGCTTGAACGTACCGATCTGGCTGCTCGGATCAAGCGGGTTCAGCGCACAGCTTGCGGGTCAGCTGGGCTTGCCGTTTGCTTTTGCCAGCCACTTTGCACCGGATTATCTGCTGCCTGCACTCCATTTGTACCGCAGCAGCTTCAAGCCGTCGGCCACACTCGACAAGCCGCATGTCATGGTTGGTCTAGGAATTACCGCCGCCGACACCACTGGAGCAGCACGCTGGCTGGCCACTTCACAGCAGCAGCAGTTCCTGAACATTATCCGCGGCCGCACCGGCAAGCTCCAGCCACCGGTTGATGACATGGAGAGCCTATGGTCTCCCCAGGAAAAAGCGCTCCTGCTCGATAAGCAGAAATATTCCATTGCCGGAGACAAAGCCTATATCAAGGAGCGTCTCCTGCAGGTGCTGGAGGAAACCGGGGCGGATGAATGGATTATTGCCTCGCAGATTTATGACCATACAGCACGGTTACGTTCCTACGAGCTGGTAGCTGAGCTAATCAAGGACAACTAA